The Dermochelys coriacea isolate rDerCor1 chromosome 7, rDerCor1.pri.v4, whole genome shotgun sequence sequence taaatttctaaacaaagttttggatttcttttaaaaactaattttggTGAATTAACACGTTCACATGTTTCGATGGACCCAAATCTGTatttggggagaaggaggaagagaggggaggagagttTCAGCCAACaatttttcacccagctctacttgtGATGTATGCATGTAGTCACAGTTCTTTAAAGTAATAGCGCTATCAATTATAGTAAAACATAGTGTTCATTTCTATCTTATCTCTAGGTTTTCAACCCATGAAAGTGCAGCACATGCTATTGTttcagtcaatggaactacaatTGAAGGACATGTTGTTAAATGCTATTGGGGTAAAGAATCCCCTGATATGACTAAAAACTTCCAACAGGTaacattttaaatctatttttagtAGTTTGTGTTTTTGCATAAGCCAGCTATGTTATGTGTAAGACCATTATCTCTCCCCATtgataattaataatttattaataatgtAATAGAGTTAGTGAAATTGCATGGTCTGGTCTTTTCAGTAGAACACATTGCGGTTCGCTACCAGGTTGGGCTTGCAGCTTTATCGGAACATAACTTCTTGTATGATTCAAAATGAGAAGCAGCTTTGGGAAATCTCTGAATTCTAGCTAATTGAGCTACTGAAGACTAGCTCCATCCCCAGTCAAATATTTTATGGTGCTAATGAAACCTTAAATTCCTTATTGCAAAGGCAATTCTTTTTTCAGTAATTAAAGCAAAGAATTGACTCCAGCGGTATCATAACTCCGTAGATTAAGGTTTTGCCCTTGCCAGCAAACGTAAAATTTAATATGTCTGTAGGAGTTGTACTATGACCTGTTTTTTTGCCTAGGTTGACTACAGTCAGTGGGGGCAATGGAGTCAAGTCTATGGAAATCCACAGCAGTACGGGCAATATATGGCCAACGGATGGCAAGTACCATCTTATGGAATGTATGGTCAAGCATGGAATCAACAAGGATTTGGAGTAGAGTAAGTGATTATActtgtttcagatattttaaaaaaggtgtgTTGCAGTTCTCCAAAAATGTTAAAACTCTTCAGTGATCCTCACTTCAGATTAATTTGGTATCAGGAGTGCTCTTGCTTCAAGCCTTTCCAGCCAAACCCTCTTCACTAGGAAGCTTAAGTCTGTGTGTTGAATCTCATGCTCAGGAGTTATTCAGTGCATTATGATATGCACTTGTTTAAACATTTTGTGTATATTGATGTTCTGAGATAAAAAATGGCTGGTAGACACATTTTGCTTCCTTGGTGGACTCTGAGTCTTGATTCAAAAGAATTTAGCAGATTTGCAATGCTCTTGGATGGCGATTATTTTAGAAAACCAACACAAAAACCAACAACCTGTAGCTGAGAGCAGTCACAATGCCATGTAACCCAAAAGCATTTACCTAAGTGGCATACTAACTCTGAAGGGCATGGACCGCATAAATGATCATTCATCGGCTCTTtagagtatttaaaatatatgtccagaacagttttttaaatgttgtcttAATTTTGTAATATTCTTCTGAGGATTTCACAGTAATATTTTTCACTGCTGACTTATCAGCATGTTCCCACTCTCCCACCCAGATGTGTCTCCATTATGTTTTCGTTTTTTATACTTCTGCATCAGTGATGTTGATAGAAGTTTGCACAGCTCTTGGAATAATAACTCTTGCTGTAAAATCAGTGGAGAAGTTCATATTGTTTGTCTGTACCCAAGTGTGTTTCTTCAGTTAAGTGGCTTCAGACTGATTATGTTGCATTTGAAATAAAGCCAAAGAAGCTTGAGTGTGGCTATAGGAAGAATTTATGTTTAAGTACTACACAAAATCTATCTAATTTGATTAACGTATTCCCTAAATACTATACTTAAATCTTCCTTGCATTGAATATTAATGGAAAAGGTGCAATACATACTGAGTTTATAAAATTAAGTTGCTCCAAATGCTGACAAGTTGCCAAGCCATCATCTCCTGTAGATAAGAAAACTGTACAGGGTCCAGAGAGCTCTTGAAAATAATGGAATATTTCTTTTCCATCTGAGACAAACcaaattgttttgtttaacttgaatgggggggggcatttaaaattgatttcttttaataattcccttttatgtatttgaactATACCTTTCTGCTTTGGAAGCTAGTAGGTAGGTTTATTGGCTTGTGGTTTTTTCCAGAAGCAGGCACGTTTTAGGAGAAGAACCAGTTTTAAAATCTTCCTGTATGTGCATTATTTTTGTGAGAAGTTAGGAAGCTTTTGACCTTGGCAGGAATAGAAGGTAACAGAAGCAATATCAGATTTTTGTGTCTCTGTAAATAACTTGATTGgcttgcctttttttgtttgttttgttttttaaagccaatctccaTCTGCTGCCTGGATGGGTGGATTTGGTGCTCAGCCTGCCCAGGGACAAGGTGCTCCTGTAATACCTAACCAAGCTGGATATGGTATGGCAAGTTACCAAACACAGTGAGCAGGGACTCTGTTTAAACGTGTGTATTTCATGATAGGCTTCAGTTTCCAGTGATACTCTGAAGACTGGAATGTAGACACcggaagaagaaaatatttattttaaaaatggaaatgtttggaACCTTTAGCACAGCTTTGCTTTGGTGAAGAACACACGTCTTCTAGTTCTGCCTTTTTAAGTTTTTGTTCATGATGGATATGAACCTGTTTTTTCTTTGTGtacaaaaactaaaataaagtCAATAAAGACAATTCTGACTACAAATTTTGATATAGTAGGATAAATGGCTAATGAATTTGATCCTTAGATTACcattccatttgtttttgttctgtctgcAGTGTTTTACATCCCTGTGCTTTTTAAGAGAAATgacatttgaaatacagtaagctgctttcagttaaacaCATCCTGAAATTTAACTGTGGACCAGTCATTACACCCTGTAAGACAGTAGTGGTTTTTCAACAAATATGAGGGCATCATTCAGAAAACATACAtgctcttggaaaaaaattttttttaaatatttaatttttctataTGCTTAAAGAAACTGAAGTCTGatacaaaataaactttttcaaTCTAAGCTGAAAAACATTACTGTCTGAGTTATTTGAGCAAATTTTGCTGTCCACATTCAGGCACGTACTAAAACTTTTCAAATctggtttgctttttaaaactgtaGTAATTGCATTTAATTTTGAGACGCAAAAATGTTTTTGCAAGTATGGTGTTTGTATTAGTCAGGCAGTCATACTTGTGCTTTTTTACATAAAGTTTGAAGGCTACAcattgtaaatatttaataactacAATGTTTCAAAAGCATGCTCAAACATAGAAGTAGCTTGTAATTATTCAAAGTAATACCTAATATACTCTACTGCTTTAAATGCAGTAGACTGACAAGAATGTGCAAGACTGACATTTCCAAAGTTGGCTATTATGTAAAGTTACATAAATTACTATACAAAGAGccttaattttaatttcataaaTCTTTAATGCATCACCTTTTTGTCATTAGAAATCTGAATTTTTTGCTTTACATTATCGGGTATGTAAATACCTTCGTTAACAACCTTGTAAGCCTATTTCAAGGTTATTATAAGTTGTATAGTATCTTGAgtgttttgaaaaatcttgggATGTTTTTTAAGTCTAGAAATATTTTGCCCAAGGATTTTTTAACAAGATTGTTAAAAACGTCTTATTTTACAGAATATTCAATGTGCCATTTGGTAAATGGAGATGCAGTTGAAACAGTACACTGAGTTGTGACTTATTTTTAACTAAAGTTTTTGTCTTTTTGGGTGGTTTGCATGTGATGAACCTGTACAGAGGTTGGGTTGTTTGTGTACTGAGTGTGTAAATGGATAAATCATGAAGATGTTTAAATGGTATACTTGGgttatttctgaattattttatgGATACATTGATATAAACTGCCTCAATAAATTTGAAGTTGAAAATGAATGTAAGTTAGGTATAAGTACTGTGTTTTACCTGTGACAGCTAGGGGGTGCAAATGTTTCAGCTGTATATTTGAATACACTGAGACAagcactgattttaaaaagcatatagGACATGCTGTGATAGTCCAGTGAAGTAAACTTGTATTAAAAATGGATTGTTTGTTCTAAAAGGTTTACAATTCCAGAAGGAAGTCTGAGAATCCTGATATTTTAGTCTGTTCTATTTCTTTCATAGATATTATTTTAGTTTCAAGTTAGAATAGGATTTTGAAATAGAAAATTGCTTTATTATAAATCTATCCAAGTAGTTAAAATGACTACACATATTACTGTTTTAGAGAATCAAATGATTTATTCATTCCTCTTGCAGCCAAATCACTTATAGAACCCTTATCTCTTGGATCAAGTTGAAAGGAAGGAGTTCTAACAGAAACTAGACAGTGAGCTAAATTATACCTGCAGATACATATATGCAACTTTTGATGCACACCTTATGCATGCAATGGTGTCTGGAATCAGTGTGGAACCCCAAGTGCTTCTGATGGCAGAAGTTGGCCCTTTATCTCTCTGTTTCTCCTTTACCTGCTGTTCTACTCAAGCTAGAAATTTGTCTAAattttgtatatatgtatatctttaaGCGAAGATCGGCTAATACATTGTAGTCTATAAATTTCACAAATAAGTCAGGCTTTTTATAATGCttatctggttaaaaaaaatatttaatgaatcaTGAGTTATTTGAATTTGCAAGTTACTTTAAAGTTTGTTGTTTGCTTCCATGTGAAGAGTAGGGTTTCTCCTTAAGGCTAGGTGTTGGAATATAACTAAAGCAGTAAAATGTTGATGATGTGTTTTGAGTTTGTACTGTGACTTGAGCAGTATGCTCTTTCATGAGTTTACTCAATATTTAGATGTTGCAGGTACATCACCACATAAATACCCAACTGAAATTGGGAAGAAaactaaggccttgatcctgcaagatctcAGCACACAGATCTTCTTAGAAGTCTGATATGGCCACTGCAGGACTGGGCTGTAACTGatgtctcttctcctcctcctgagaGCCACAGTATTCTTCTCTCTCAGATAATTAATTTCTTCTAATGGTTTCTTTTTTATGCAGCTTTTTAATACTGATATTTCTTTGCAGAATACTCAAAGTACAGGAGTCTCCAGTGTCTTTAGACTAATGATTCCATAGTATTGTGAGGAAGAGTTTTTATACTTTGATTGCTTTCTTCTCAATAATGTTCATAAATACACCAATGacagttaccttttttttttttcaccaaagaGCCTCTTGCACCATTTTGTTTTTATGAATGACTATGTTGTGATCCACCATGCTCTCCAGTTGCCGAAGTCAACCACTACATTACCCACTAGGATTTTGGATTTCAAACAACATTGAGTTTTCGTGGCTGAAGTTGAGGCAAGGCTGTAATCaatgttttcagaaaacatttaaataaaaggaaaaagttaTAAATGGTTTATCCTGTATTGTCATTTAAGTTGTCCTGCCTCTACCTCTTACTGCAATAATACAAGACTATCCTTGTAAACTATGTGCATGCATTTATGTGTATAAGGTATTCTATATAcatataattttcaaatatttatttcatacAGATCACTGTTAAATACGTTAATGTCACAAAGTTTAAAGTTGCACATGAACCCTAACTCCTGCCTCCTTGAGCATATCAATTCCAATAGTCTTCAGTTACTGTCTTTTTCTGCTGGACCGTCCCATTTTTTGTTCATTGTGAAAGGTTGATGAGATCATTATGTTTGAAACTACTTCACTCATTTCATATATTAAGCAACTTTTGCAGTGAATGAGGCTGGGTCCTGCATAAAAAGTAGTATGATTGACTACTTAAAGGCTATCCTGTATCTAcacaaggggcagagttaagattcaGTGGGGAGCATTACCTTCTGGCATTTTGAGCTTTGAGTGCTTCATGTGTGAATAGTGATAAATTTCTTTTATCATGTAGAACTATTTTGTGGATAGCATTGAAATGCTCTGTCCTGCACAATATCTTTATTCCAATGAAGCAAGGAAGAGCTCTCTGTTCACTGAAATTTATTTTACCATAGATTAGACTGGGTTCTTTCAAAACCGTGCTTCATGCCATTTGAACCTTCACAAATCTCCTTGCATCTACATATGATATGAATTAGTTTCCTGCTAGTGCAATATCAGTAGGAAGCTATTACATTGTAAGTTGACTGCAGATTTATACCATGTTTATATTCATGTGCAGTACCTTTCCAACATTAgcagattattatttttactgcatAACTGTGTTCATATACAGTGTCTTTCTAAACCTTTTTCTCAGACAGATCAAAACAGATTATTCCCAGATTGCTGAAAATCACATTTAAAACCTAGAGACTTAGGTCGTGTCAAACTTCAGTCAACCAATTCCTGGTGAACCTAATCAATCAGTTCCAAAAGAAGACTTGCAGTTTTTTAACTGCAAGTGTTTTTTCTCCACACATCAAAATGGTGGAACCATTTTTCCTTTTGatgtatgaaaaaaatcacttaaccTGAAAACAAATGTAGAAAATTTCAACCTCAAAGGTAAGTTTGACAAATAAGCGACTGAAAAAGACCCTCTGGAATGGAAACACGTGTGTATTCCTAACTGCTTTGAGTAGTGCCCTTGTGGTTGCTCCACTGTAGATGTCTGTGTTCCTGCGCCTCTGATCAGCGATTTTAGGTAGCAGTATCTGTTTGTCCCACACATGTGCTCTCCCTCATGCTCTGCCTCAAGGATAACTAGCATTGTGCAGGTGAACCACTCTCAGGCCAGGGCGGTCGAGAAGTAACTGAGACCAAATAGCCGTCTTTCTCTTTACCTTACAGTATAGAGTTAGCTTCTTAACTCCTATTAGTTtccacttaatttttttcttagttATATAGGGCTTCCATTAGTTTCCACCCCATGTTTAAAACCCTCCCCTTACTGCTGTTCTTCCCGCCTTCTGGAGATCGTCCCCAGTAAGGGGTAGGCTTGGCTCCCCCAGGTTTAAACAGTGCATCTCCTTCAATGAGGACACTCCCTCTGCATCTGGTCCCTTGGAGAGGCTCACATTCTGCAGAAGAGTACCTTCTGCCAACAATTGAAGGTTAGATCCTGAAAGAACCGGGGGTTAAAGATGAAACTTCTCATGGAAGGGGGTGCTGTTAAACCAGCATCCGACCCCAGTCGTGAATCCCCTCCATGGCAAAGATCATCCCAGAGCCTTCCACTTTTAAGGAGGGAGAGCCAAGGAGGAAACCAAATTGACCCCTGACCAGCCAGAGGAGATTGCCATTGTGATCGGTCATGTCTGGAATGATGACTCCGAAACATAGTACCCATAGGATGTATGGTTTCTCCAGTGCAGATACTGCCTATAAGCATAAAGACCTGAAGGGTTTAGGCTCTGAGGTGCCGGCACCAGCTGTCAAAGACGAGCAAAGACCATACTATCTCTGCAAAGTCAGTACTGACAGAGAAACTTTTGATACCAACTACTTCCAAACAATCCTTGTTGGACCAACCATCTCGTGCAAGATCTCCACTGATTTCCTTGGTACTGGCAAGTTTGCACCAACAAGCCCTGATGGTACTGATCACCACGGGACCACAggaattttgtttttcctgaaatcTCCTGGTGAATGAGATTCCAGAGTCCCTGCTGCTTGGTACCAGCACATCTTGATTCCCGGAATCACCACAGGCACCATGGTGTTTACCTCCAGTCTCCTTGTCAGCTCCACCACTATCCAGCAAGGACTCAGATAGTGACAAGGATGATATCTTCTCACTATATTTACATCATGGTCCATCTCTACATCAACCAGGGCCTTTCCAGTTGCATGCTCAGTCTGAGCCTCAACCCTCTTGGTATGACCACTTGTGGGTACCACCACCCatgccctttcccccaccccaatggTCATACTGGGACCTGAGGGAATTCCACAGGCACCATACTTCTTGGGCATTTCTCCATTTCTCCTGCTGAGACTCAATAAGATGGTCTCCTTAAGCCTCTGTTTAGAGCCCCACAGTCTCAAGAGGAAACTTTTGAGGAGCAGTAAGGCCAGACTAGAAGAGGAGGCTATGCCACCAATGAATATTCCCCCCGCCCCGATGAGGCAGCGATTGCCCCCTCCGTCATCCAGGGTGGATGATTTTAAACTGTTCAGGATCTCACAAAAAGGGTGGCAAGTATAAATTCCTTTTGAGGAGGTGAAAGAAACTCACCACAAGTTGATAGATACATCGCACaccatctcttcctcctcctcctcgagAATTGTTCTCCCTGTCAACAAGGTACTTCTGGATCCTGCTACGGTCATTTGGCAAACGCCAACCTCTATCACGCCAACATGTAAAAGGGTTGATAAAAAGTACTATGTGCCCTCTAAGgatgcaaaattattttttcacatcTTCCACCTAACTCCATCGTTATGGACGCTGTGAATTCCTATGGCCAACAGCATCATATTAAATCCACCCCTTATGGCAGAAATTGGAAAAGACATGATTTATTTGATAGGAAGGCATACTCCTTGGTGACTTTGCAATTCAGGATTGCTAATTACCAAGCCTTAATGGCAGAGTATGACTATGTGAACTATGCTAAATGTAATGCATTTATTGATCATCTGCCAGAAGCACAACAGGAACAGTTTCAAGCCATCATACGCGAGGGACATTTAGTAGCGAGAACATCACTCCAGACCGCACTAGATGTCGTGGATACAGCAGCCCACTCAGTATCTACAACAGTGATGCGACAGGTTACGTCTTGAACTGCTGAAGAAGGTGCCGATGACTGTTGAGGACCTCCTTTTTGAGGGCTCCAAACTTTTTGCAGACAAGACCAAGTCATCACTCCATACTCAAGGACTTCAGAGCCGCTCTACACTTCCTAGGGATCTACACACCAGGACAGAAAAGGAAATTCAGTCCCCAGTCAGCCCATAGACCCTGGTCACCCCAGTACCCACCACTATAGTGTTAATTTTCGCTTTTGAATCCTAGGCCTCCTTTGCTGTGGCTCATAGTATCAGACCCTCAGACCTCAATATCTCAGCCCATGTCCTCGAAATACCAGTTTTGATGCCTTGGTCACGGCCCTAGAGGCCATTCCCTACAACATCAAATGCAACCTACAGGTCTTCTACATCCCTTTTGGATGTCACCTCActcttttttcctccaaaattGGGGAAACCTAACTTCCAACAGATGGGTCTTGGAGATCATTTCCAATGGGTACTCTTATCTACTTCACCACCCTTCCtttccatccctcttcagggacccttctcatgagagaCTTAAGACAAGAAATGGATCACCTGCTATGCCTAGGCACCATAGAACCCGTTCCTGTATACCTCGGAGGCAAAGGCTTTTATTTCCAATATTTTCCAATTCCCAagaaaaaaggatgttggagaCCCATACTAGATTTAAGAGCACTGAAAAAATACATGAAGGCACAAAAATATCACATTAATAGTGATTATTTCATCTCTTGAGCAGGGAGATTGGTTTCTGAGCCCTGGACCACCAGGATGCCTTCTTCCATATATCAATCTAGCCATCCCACAGGCAGTTCCTCAGGTTTGCCTTAGGTCAAGACCATTACCAGTACAAAATACTTCTCTTCCTCACCCAGAGTATTCTCCAAGGTCCTCTGTAGAAGTTGCTCATCTATGTGTATCAGGGATGGTGATTTACTCTTACTTGGATGACTGTCTCCCCAGAGCCCACTCCTTCAAAGATGTCCTACAGACCACCCAAAGGACTATGGATTTATTCTCACAGTTGGCTTTGCAAATCAATGCCTAAAAATCAACCTTAATTCCAGTAGAGTTCTTGGGGGTTATAGGGGCCAATTTCAAATCAATACAAGTTAGAGCACTTCTCTGCTGACACAGATTTCACACCCTGACCACTCTCAGAGAGATGGTTCAAGCCAACCCACAAACACCAGCCAGACATTGTCTCCAGTTTCCCAGGCACAGGGTGGCATGCATATTGTGTCATCTCACGCCAGACTACATATGAGGTGCCTAAGCCGGGATCAGGTTGGTCTACGCTCCAGATAAAGACTAGACAAACCTCTGTCAATACTCTCCAGGATCAAACACTCCCTGAAATGGGGTAAGACTCTATGAACATGCCGTGGTCCCATTCAAGCAGCACCATCCTCCCCATATTGCTTCTAACAATGGATGCATCCCTAATAGGCTGGGGAGCCACGGAGTCGACTCTTCATATCAACCTCTTAGAATTAAGAGTGGTCAGAAATCCTTGTGCACACTTTCTTCCACTAATCAAGGACACTCGTATGAAAATCATGACAGACAAGATAGTATGCTTGTTTTACGTATATTGACAAGGTGGAGCCAGATCATCCTTCCTGTGCATGGAACCACTAAAGTTATGAAATTGGTGCATTTGCCACAATGTTTTCATATCAGCCACTTACTTGCCAGGAGTACAGAATATAAGTAGCAGACAGTCTTAGCCGCAAGTTCTCACATGACCATGAATGGGAAATGAACCCAGCAGTGCACCACTGCATATTCAATCACTGGGGAAACCCCAGTAATAGAATTGTTTGTCATTTACCTGAACAGGAAACGCCTACTCTATTGTTCCAGAGCCGGCCTCAGGAAACACTCGTTAGGAGATGCTCTCCTCCTCCCATGGGACAGAAGCCTTTTATATGCTTTTCCTCCATTCCCTCTGATGCTGAAGgttctgattaaaaataaagagagaaaaggCAAAAGTTACTGATTGCTCCCATCTGGCTGAGACAGACTATGGCACCCATACCTGTCACAGCAAGCAATGTGTCCACCAGTCCCTCTTCAACCCACTCCTCACCTCCTCTCCCAGAATGACGAACAaatcctccatcccaacctacgGATCCTCCAGCTCAAGGCTtggctccttcatggttccaACACAGAAAGCTTGCACCTACTCGGAGTAGCAGAAGTATTATTACACAGTAGAAAATCAGGTACTCACCGCACTTTcctgaaaaaattgaaaaggttCCAGGTTTGTTGTGATTCCAAACAAATTCCACCGGTATCTTCCTCTGTCCCCTTCATGCTAGACTACATACTAGACCTGAAGAGGACGGGGATCTTTTAGCTCCCTCAAGGTACATCTTGTGGCCATAACAGCCTTCTGCCAAATGATAGAGGGATATTCTATTTTTACCCATCCAATGAcagaaattcctcaagggcctagAAAAcctctttctgaaaaccaggcaccCTGCTCCGACCTAAATCTAGTTCTAAAGAGCCTAACTAGAACCTATTGCCACTTGTTCTCTTAGCATTTATCAGTGAAGACAATTCCTAGTAGCCATCACCTTGGCATGAAGAAAAGAGGAAATAGCAGCATTAATAGCGCGCTTTACAATTTTCTTGAAAGACAAAGTCACTCAGAGGCCACACCTGAAGTTCATCCCCTAGGTGACCTTGTCTTTTCACATGAACCAGTTCATTCACCTTCCCTCTTAGTCTCATTGTGGCAACAGGGAGACTATATACTAGATACACTTGATGTTAGGAGAGCCTTGGCCTTTTATTTGGACAGGACAAAGCTCTTTAAGAAATCTCCTAAGCTCTTCCTCTGAGTTGTGGACAGGTCAAAGGTACAGCAATATCCATTGAGAGATTTTTTCCAAATGGATCTCCAGTAGTATTAACTATTGCTCTTATGCTTGTAATTTGCTACCTGCATTCAGAATCCATATACAGTAGAGTCGCATCTTacgtgggggttaggttctaaagtcagcacaAGGCAAAAATcgcatatagtcaaaattacccttgaaaatcccttaaatcgctCATAAAGTACAGTATGGCGtccatggttttgtgtatacaatcctgtacagtaatatgtataatgtgtacagtaatgtacagtatataatagagTACATATgccaaatataattttacagtactgtatttttaattgcaGGGGGTCATCAGGGTTTGATGTTGATCCAGGAGACGGAGGTGACGGAGAGCTTGGGTGATGGAGAGTGAGTCGTAGACTAAGtagttggctctggttcagctcgagaagttgatttagtagggtcatctgctgctggttatttttccttgaaaaacatggtgatcggcaactgtcgctgttgtctcttgagctgctcaaacatttcttgataggGTCTCAAATAGTCCGTAATACTACATGTGATTTTTGAGGCTTTGTTCCACAGAGGGattgtattcagaaattaaatcattcaagtgtttcgatgcttggaacacttcagaaaatttatgaagattccaacttgctggctcttcctggtCATTGTCTTCTGTAGACGATtttcagttcctctaactcttggttagtcaatgtttctctcttgctctcaat is a genomic window containing:
- the TIAL1 gene encoding nucleolysin TIAR isoform X2, which encodes MDARVVKDMATGKSKGYGFVSFYNKLDAENAIVHMGGQWLGGRQIRTNWATRKPPAPKSTQENSTKQLRFEDVVNQSSPKNCTVYCGGIASGLTDQLMRQTFSPFGQIMEIRVFPEKGYSFVRFSTHESAAHAIVSVNGTTIEGHVVKCYWGKESPDMTKNFQQVDYSQWGQWSQVYGNPQQYGQYMANGWQVPSYGMYGQAWNQQGFGVDQSPSAAWMGGFGAQPAQGQGAPVIPNQAGYGMASYQTQ